CGGCGGCGGCGAGGTGGTCTCCATGATCTCCAGGGAATCCGCGGAAAAATTGGGCCTCAAGCCGGGGAAGGAAGTCTACGCCGTGATCAAGGTTTCCAACGTGATGATCGGGGTCGACTGATCCTCTGAAAAAGGGGCCCCGGCTCG
The sequence above is drawn from the Thermovirga sp. genome and encodes:
- a CDS encoding TOBE domain-containing protein, coding for MNTEVIVELPGGGEVVSMISRESAEKLGLKPGKEVYAVIKVSNVMIGVD